Genomic DNA from Prunus persica cultivar Lovell chromosome G1, Prunus_persica_NCBIv2, whole genome shotgun sequence:
NNNNNNNNNNNNNNNNNNNNNNNNNNNNNNNNNNNNNNNNNNNNNNNNNNNNNNNNNNNNNNNNNNNNNNNNNNNNNNNNNNNNNNNNNNNNNNNNNNNNNNNNNNNNNNNNNNNNNNNNNNNNNNNNNNNNNNNNNNNNNNNNNNNNNNNNNNNNNNNNNNNNNNNNNNNNNNNNNNNNNNNNNNNNNNNNNNNNNNNNNNNNNNNNNNNNNNNNNNNNNNNNNNNNNNNNNNGTCTTGATACTTTGAaagaaacaatacaaataGAAAATGACCATAAAAACAATGTACATTGTATTTGCAGGCGTACAAATATCAGAAAAGAGAGCTAAAAAGCCTATCAACAATGGCAGAAGCAGCAAAGAGTCAGAGGTATTACCAAACTGCTTCCCTGTTGTTTTTTAAGATTCATATATACACAAACCCTTGGccacaaataatatttaacacccttttcttattctttttgtcAGGTATGCAGTGGTCACAGGAGCTAATAAAGGGGTTGGATTTGCCACAGTTAGGCAGTTGGCTTCAAATGGGGTCATAGTTGTGTTAACTGCGAGAGACGAGAAAAGGGGTCTTGAAGCTGTTGATAAATTGAAAGAGTTTGGCCTCTCAGACCTTGTGGTTTTTCATCAGCTTGATGTAACAGACGCTGCAAGCATTGCTTCCCTTGCAGATTTTGTCAAAGCCCAATTTGGGAAACTAGATATCTTGGTATAATCAACTTCTGCATCTCTTTGTTCATGCTCTTGAGTATGCTGTTAacttatattaatatattgaCAGAAGAAATAAATGCTAAAACTAGATCTGGAGCAGTCTAATTCACTACGGTAAACTTTACTTTTCCAGTATGTAACTTCTAAATTTTAGGTTTATAGCTTAACCTAGCATAATTCAACTGTAAAGACAGGAAATCTCAAAGTAATTAACAGGATGGATGTTACAATTTTACTTGGTTGATTGTATGATTTTAGTTGGGATAAATATACCGAAAACTAGAAGTACTGGAACTTCCACAGGTAAACAATGCAGGGGTTGGTGGAACCATTGTAGACCCTGAAGCTATGAGAGCTGCTGCAGCTTCAGGTCTTGGTAAGGTAAGTTGATCAGTAAGTAATTGTGAGTTATTTAAAGATCCAATGTTTGGATTGCATAAGAACATATAATTACAACGAAGATAACATATAAATTTTCTTCTGCTTGATGCAGGAAGGAGTAGAAGTCAACTGGACTGAATTAATGACTCAAACGTATGAGTTAGCTGAAGAATGTGTGAAAACAAACTATTTTGGTgccaagaaaatgaccaaagcACTCCTTCCCCTCCTCCAGCTTTCTGATACACCAAGAATTATCAATCTTACTTCTACCGTGGCAGCATTAAAGGTATGAAGAGTTTCATATTTTCGGGATCCTCATAGGATTTAAGAACTTAATAAacccttttgtttctttgttcattTGAGGCATATTTTAGTTATGGCCTAACAAGAGATCAATGGTAATTATGGAACAcctatacttatttttatgCAGGTGCAGGTTCTCTGTAtccaatcaaaattttcttgttCTACATTATAAGCAAACTAAATTTCTCCTGCCTGCGTGTTGTTTCAGAATATCCCAAATGAATGGGCCAAAGGGGTGTTAAGTGATGCTGAGAAACTTACAGAAGAGAGAATAGATGATGTTTTGAATGAGTTTCTCAAAGACTTCAAAGAAGAAATGCTAGAAACCAAAGGCTGGCCTCCTTCCCTCTCTGCCTATATACTTTCAAAAGCAACACTGAATGCATACACTAGATTCGTGGCCAAGAAGTACCCGAATTTCTTCGTCAACTGTGTCTGCCCTGGATTTGTCAAAACAGATATGACCTTCAATGCTGGCATATTAACCATTGATGAAGGTGCTGAAAGTGTTGTGAGGTTGGCAATGCTTACCAAGGGTAGTCCTTCTGGCCTCTACTTCCTTTTAAAAGAGGTCTCATCATTTTGATTAAAagcgttttcaatttcatgaaATAATGTTCCTAGAATAGTTCATGAAAGAGAAATGATTTCGAATTTGCAACGTAAGAAGACTATCTACCTATGATGCTGGGACCTGGTGATAAGCTGCCTTG
This window encodes:
- the LOC18789334 gene encoding (+)-neomenthol dehydrogenase, which codes for MAEAAKSQRYAVVTGANKGVGFATVRQLASNGVIVVLTARDEKRGLEAVDKLKEFGLSDLVVFHQLDVTDAASIASLADFVKAQFGKLDILVNNAGVGGTIVDPEAMRAAAASGLGKEGVEVNWTELMTQTYELAEECVKTNYFGAKKMTKALLPLLQLSDTPRIINLTSTVAALKNIPNEWAKGVLSDAEKLTEERIDDVLNEFLKDFKEEMLETKGWPPSLSAYILSKATLNAYTRFVAKKYPNFFVNCVCPGFVKTDMTFNAGILTIDEGAESVVRLAMLTKGSPSGLYFLLKEVSSF